One Neoarius graeffei isolate fNeoGra1 chromosome 19, fNeoGra1.pri, whole genome shotgun sequence genomic region harbors:
- the zmp:0000000991 gene encoding uncharacterized protein zmp:0000000991 isoform X1 — protein sequence MSFASSVKSKCSQGKVNTERGSAPVENSSTQREKAGGFQDARGKKCITSASTECVQTTKNLHTRRRTVLKSKGEWVSTAENQDEHRGQPRFTSFFSLRFPSTKRDSYRTNTRVATKLRNTDLHTKSDVGTKVDNVRHPELSEKDFLVNTLRESTHKTTKDEAVSKSQNGDTIYSWGNHAVYDISSHRSTVGIQRGLAHCDQDQTAKKGQSSGCECVTELQVNQSESIEGESGVNDPQGQNAEGTLSHSNLIPFREHTGSKADSDCQDCACSPTAINQALSLPSYPASHSDNNLKSDLISSTAAMFTSTLVSVLAPHWSGRLRRHKRGFSSDGPEIVQNRNLSALSQNEQHQQFPLQQIQAQGEPVNDFSNRLRGSAGTSRSSVEWQNESFSHFTESKKQFLKTSSLRMNRHTVDQTPEFSSPIHVSVDSGEVPRSTLSLQLSDYRKMAQPVDQGESFSSLRSRPTTSTLLLSSRRLNSRKPIPESFQMEKQLPTSISSLNLPSKSTLRISQPQPNLVSPNNPAKETLVTKSSLASPEQLSNPHKPKPFSPKWGEMDSSVKQRYLISGDFDMINRTPPPTNEKTRERLFSNYATRFNQSGTRQSVQDHGEVDQSITDNKNLQDSNSKIPESSAWISSKENANSRFVFPQIPSNLNSDSILKTQISKTSMTSTNLEPSTSVQSNRINNMINLNKTSMINRTTSPRTVQSIATSPSASLTPVPLMQADQNNIQTSSSSDRPSSSPVNFLRMRTFTDSLSFSPRKDSSVEETSPSHLWSNHLNSKRQSRESNQSPLDQLSPLSPSEFKARRVCIPSIYKYLRETSPPKDAQGSPALSSPSPQTSSVKQIQEKDKNSRNLWFSFDLNSVESRDPLLKRDSISTSAPQSLPPETGRRSMSYPSKSPYSTLISKRAAVKSLSSPPATHQHSRSFSYSSSPVDAKSPKLEKRSYTSVLRDRLSQRKSPLGEPVGSTDIQLTAKTVSFCPNGISETSTDTKFPDRQINTLVADATQPKQTDTVIKNIPHEGLNGIFLSQDDKGNPYTADTLNSKEHSLPLGTSPINEAVQKGGVTEILNANETFQASQSPNSKKSLFSLRSKKDNVFKSSPSADKEGLTVKKDEMTGLKTTKRVDQVLNRLRLTFGGKFSEDSDMTVTSRRKTKKEENSNIKTYESIKNEKENDDLTVKRQINPEDLLEKVSERTRKLDRMADQTVMTQTEPENVSEIKVPERTRKLDQVDDQTVRRKTKNETHLDIMTSETKRKVEQELPENQTLKSPNSPHIQITIMTESCSSSGPTLGFRYEKQANSPNMGDHKKLMEESRNRVLVRPISPNWPKPDNINSYATLPPGKRSRVESSPTLSPFECSLEDKQNDNVFFSSVLTKRNNSALGEPENVAQPDSVINVAGQNLTGVVLSSPCADLKYGLQHGRSVSVSSVVSGRPSGPGRISTGSRQSSVSDLSSLDGFVTKSRHSSVSSPVGSPENNGTTSSGCISYKGPTGGRLPSEGRLRSSDILEDISFQWDMEAGPTPPPSPVYTRRISQVSSPSSASNRTSPDSLSPRGLLPSRNYKSMLSVFEESGSETTTDDEYYLNSDDDNEKETEL from the coding sequence TTAAGTGAAAAAGATTTCCTCGTCAACACGTTAAGAGAGTCAACTCATAAAACAACTAAAGATGAGGCTGTATCGAAATCACAAAATGGCGATACCATCTATTCATGGGGAAACCATGCTGTGTATGACATATCCAGTCACAGATCCACAGTTGGAATACAACGTGGCTTAGCACACTGTGATCAAGATCAGACTGCAAAAAAGGGACAATCTTCAGGCTGTGAGTGTGTGACAGAGCTGCAAGTCAACCAGAGTGAAAGTATAGAAGGGGAATCAGGAGTTAATGACCCTCAAGGACAGAATGCGGAAGGAACACTTTCTCACAGTAATCTAATCCCTTTTAGAGAGCATACTGGTTCAAAGGCCGACTCTGACTGCCAGGACTGTGCATGTTCTCCGACAGCAATAAACCAGGCCTTATCGCTGCCCTCATACCCTGCTTCTCATTCTGATAATAATCTGAAATCAGATCTTATCAGTTCCACCGCAGCAATGTTTACCTCTACATTAGTCTCTGTTCTTGCTCCTCATTGGAGCGGGCGCCTTAGGAGACACAAGCGAGGCTTTAGCAGTGATGGACCAGAAATTGTGCAAAATAGGAATCTGTCTGCTTTGAGTCAGAATGAACAGCATCAACAATTTCCCCTCCAGCAGATACAGGCACAGGGTGAACCAGTCAACGACTTCAGTAACAGGCTTAGGGGATCAGCAGGAACCAGCAGGAGTTCTGTTGAATGGCAAAATGAAAGCTTCTCACATTTCACAGAATCGAAAAAACAGTTTTTGAAAACCAGTTCGTTGAGAATGAACAGACATACCGTGGACCAAACACCAGAATTTAGCAGCCCTATTCATGTGTCAGTGGACTCCGGTGAGGTGCCTAGGTCCACCCTGTCCCTCCAACTCAGTGACTACAGAAAGATGGCACAGCCCGTGGATCAAGGAGAGTCCTTCTCTTCACTAAGGTCAAGGCCAACAACAAGCACTTTGCTTTTGTCTTCTAGAAGGTTGAACTCAAGAAAACCCATTCCTGAGTCCTTTCAAATGGAGAAGCAGTTACCCACATCCATCAGCTCTCTAAATTTACCTAGTAAAAGCACATTAAGGATTTCCCAACCACAACCCAACCTGGTTTCCCCAAACAATCCGGCTAAAGAGACACTTGTAACAAAAAGCAGTCTTGCATCTCCCGAACAGCTCTCAAATCCACACAAACCCAAACCGTTCTCCCCAAAATGGGGTGAGATGGACTCATCAGTGAAGCAGCGCTATTTAATCTCAGGGGATTTTGACATGATCAACAGAACTCCTCCTCCTACAAATGAAAAAACTAGGGAAAGGCTGTTTTCAAACTATGCAACCAGATTCAACCAATCAGGGACTCGCCAATCTGTTCAGGATCATGGAGAGGTTGACCAGAGCATCACTGACAATAAAAATTTGCAGGATTCAAATAGTAAGATCCCAGAAAGTTCTGCTTGGATTTCTTCAAAGGAAAATGCAAATAGTAGATTTGTTTTCCCACAAATTCCCTCAAACCTGAATTCTGATAGCATACTTAAGACACAGATTAGCAAGACATCAATGACGAGCACAAATCTTGAGCCGAGCACTTCTGTGCAGTCTAACAGGATCAACAATATGATCAACTTGAACAAGACCAGCATGATAAATAGAACAACTAGCCCCAGAACAGTCCAATCAATTGCCACCAGTCCCTCTGCCAGTTTAACTCCTGTACCCCTGATGCAAGCTGACCAAAACAACATTCAGACCTCAAGCAGTTCGGATAGGCCTTCATCGAGCCCAGTGAACTTTTTAAGGATGAGAACATTTACCGACAGTCTTAGCTTCTCACCTCGGAAAGATTCTTCTGTAGAAGAAACAAGCCCATCTCATTTATGGTCAAACCATCTGAACTCTAAGAGGCAGTCAAGGGAGTCAAATCAAAGCCCTTTAGATCAGCTAAGTCCTTTATCCCCATCTGAGTTTAAGGCCAGAAGAGTTTGTATTCCAAGCATCTACAAATACCTAAGGGAAACCAGTCCACCTAAGGACGCCCAGGGGTCTCCAGCATTGAGCTCTCCTAGTCCTCAGACCTCATCTGTAAAGCAAATACAGGAAAAGGATAAAAATTCAAGGAACCTGTGGTTCTCTTTTGACTTAAACTCAGTTGAATCACGTGATCCACTTTTGAAACGTGACTCCATTTCCACCAGTGCACCACAATCTTTGCCACCTGAGACTGGCAGAAGGTCAATGTCTTATCCAAGTAAATCCCCTTACTCCACCCTCATCTCTAAAAGAGCAGCAGTTAAGAGCCTTTCATCTCCACCTGCGACGCACCAGCACAGTCGATCTTTTTCTTACAGTAGTTCACCAGTTGACGCTAAGTCTCCCAAGCTGGAGAAAAGATCTTATACATCTGTCCTCAGAGACCGGTTGAGTCAAAGGAAGTCGCCATTGGGAGAGCCAGTAGGTTCTACTGATATTCAGCTTACAGCAAAAACAGTTTCCTTCTGTCCAAATGGCATCTCAGAAACCTCAACAGATACAAAGTTCCCAGATCGTCAAATTAACACCTTAGTCGCAGATGCAACACAACCAAAACAGACTGACACTGTcattaaaaatatccctcatgAGGGACTAAATGGCATATTTTTATCTCAGGATGACAAAGGTAACCCTTATACAGCTGACACGTTGAATTCCAAAGAGCATTCTTTGCCACTGGGGACATCCCCAATTAATGAGGCGGTGCAAAAAGGTGGAGTAACAGAAATCTTAAATGCAAATGAGACATTCCAGGCAAGTCAGAGTCCTAACTCAAAGAAGAGCCTCTTCTCTTTAAGAAGTAAGAAAGATAATGTTTTCAAGTCTTCTCCTTCTGCAGATAAAGAGGGTTTAACTGTTAAAAAGGATGAGATGACAGGACTTAAAACTACAAAGAGAGTGGACCAGGTGTTGAACCGTTTGAGACTAACATTTGGTGGCAAATTTTCAGAAGACAGTGACATGACAGTGACAAGTAGAAGAAAGACTAAAAAGGAGGAGAATTCAAATATTAAGACTTATGAAAGCATTAAGAATGAAAAAGAAAATGATGATCTGACAGTTAAACGGCAGATTAACCCTGAAGATCTTTTAGAGAAAGTTTCTGAAAGAACTAGGAAACTTGACCGAATGGCTGATCAGACAGTTATGACACAGACTGAACCTGAAAATGTTTCAGAGATCAAGGTTCCAGAAAGAACTAGGAAACTAGACCAAGTGGATGATCAGACAGTTAGAAGAAAGACTAAAAATGAGACACACTTAGATATTATGACTTCTGAAACCAAGAGGAAAGTAGAGCAGGAGCTTCCTGAAAATCAAACTTTGAAATCTCCAAACTCCCCACATATCCAAATCACCATTATGACAGAATCTTGCAGCTCTTCTGGCCCTACGTTAGGTTTCAGATATGAAAAACAAGCCAACTCACCAAATATGGGCGATCACAAAAAACTAATGGAGGAAAGCAGAAATCGAGTCCTGGTTAGACCCATTAGCCCGAACTGGCCTAAGCCTGATAATATCAACAGCTATGCCACACTGCCTCCAGGCAAAAGATCCAGAGTTGAATCATCTCCAACACTTTCTCCATTTGAATGTTCTTTAGAAGACAAACAGAATGATAACGTGTTTTTCAGCAGTGTCCTTACAAAGAGAAATAACTCTGCTCTAGGTGAGCCTGAGAATGTTGCTCAACCAGACAGCGTTATAAATGTTGCAGGGCAGAACTTGACAGGGGTAGTGTTGTCTTCTCCCTGTGCTGATCTCAAGTATGGACTGCAGCATGGACGATCTGTCTCAGTTAGCAGTGTAGTTTCAGGGCGTCCGTCAGGCCCTGGAAGAATCTCGACAGGATCGAGACAAAGCAGTGTCAGCGACTTGAGCAGCTTGGATGGTTTTGTGACCAAGAGCCGACATTCAAGTGTCAGCAGCCCAGTCGGGTCACCTGAGAATAATGGCACCACTTCCAGTGGTTGTATTTCTTATAAGGGACCTACAGGAGGACGGTTACCATCAGAGGGCCGTCTCAGGAGCTCAGATATCCTGGAGGACATCTCATTCCAATGGGATATGGAAGCAGGTCCAACGCCACCCCCTTCTCCGGTATATACTCGACGTATATCCCAAGTCTCCAGCCCCTCTTCAGCTAGCAACAGGACCTCGCCAGATAGCTTGTCTCCGCGTGGACTTTTGCCTTCCAGGAACTACAAGTCCATGTTGTCGGTTTTTGAGGAGTCTGGTTCAGAGACCACTACTGATGATGAATACTATCTCAATAGTGATGACGACAATGAGAAAGAAACAGAACTTTAG